The nucleotide sequence GATAAATGTAAGCCTACGCGAAAAGATAGTTTGTTGTCGTGGGCTCGTCGTCCGTGCTGCTAGTCGTAGATGCATTGTATCTGGTCAGTGACACGGGGATCAGTCGTAGTAGTATGCTGCTACGAGTGTTTCTCATCTGCTCTGATCAGAGTGGTGCAATGTACTCCTACTCCATTGTTGTATCTGACCTCATTGTCAGCAAATTTGTCGATGGATGGAACACGAACAAATGACCACAAAATTGTTGGAATTGTTGTCGTTGAAGCACCGTTGTTACaaatccgccgccgcggccgccgtggaCACGACcagcgtccgccgccgcccgagctgcaggcggagcaggaggaggagcaggccgCCGTCGGTGCCGTACCGGAGGTGCAGCTCGTGCAACGAGCGGTGCCGGAGCGGGCCCAAGAGATGCAGGTGGCCGAGAAACGGAACCGACGGCGACTGTTCTTGACCCCGTAGCCGACGACGGCGAAGAGCgcaacggcggcgaggaagacgtAGTGATACATACTACTTCAAGCAAAAGGATTTGGATTTTTCTCCACCTCGAGAATTGATGATTCAGATAATTGTGAGCTGCAACGATATCGTGTAGATATGCTTTCTCCGTCAGAAAATGTTGCAATttatttcctccgttttacaatgtaaatctttctagcattaactacattaatatagatgctaatgaatctagatacatatgaatatggataatattagaaagtcttacaatataaaacggaggaagaattttacatattctaaaaaaatctgGACAGAATTTGTTTAGGATAGATCTAAATCTCATCCTAAATACAACATTTTGAGACAGAAGAAGTAGTGTGCTCCTGTGTTGGTAACTTGGTATCGGTAGCTGCGAATTGGGATCAGAGAAGACAAGTCGGCTCATGAGCCTGCTTGACAGCGATTTTTCAGACAAGGAAATATCAGGTCCGGTAGATCAACGTCTGGTCGATCCGAGCTCTGATGTCCCCGTCTTCCTTGCTCCTGCTGGTAGCCTTGGGCAATAATGTGCACGTAGTCTTTGTTTGAGAGCTGCATAATGTGGCGCCAAATTTAgttttctctctctcaaaaTTTAGTACAGAAACACACACTTATATACACGTACACACACTCATATGTAAAGACACATatgcatattatttttttgaacatctccaaaaaaatattttaacatatattGAGATTGAAATCATTGTAGGTGTTTCAATGTCGACTCATAACACTCCGTTCgttgagttctttttttttatgtggtATGGAGTAGCTTTGACAGTCAGTCAGTCACGGCGCTTTGCTTGTCTGAAACTCTCAACTCCACTACCGGGGGATGTCGATTCGAAGGCACATTGGGCCTATATAAGTTAATGGGCCAGAACTGATATTCAAAGGAACATTGGGCCAGTTTATCGTGGTCCATCTTTCTTCTTCGGTGATGACATGGAATGAGGCCTGGCCCAACTAAACATCGGGCCCAACTTTTCTTCGTCGGTGGTGGGCTAGAGATGGTGTCAGGGCCCGGCCCAACTAGACCACATCATCCTACCCCTACCTCAACCCGTCGGTCCTCAATTCCCCATAGCGCGGCTCGTCGCGACctagccctagccgccgcccgttcgcgacctcgccggcgccgccatcccgccgccggcgaacctCCCCCCCTAGCGGCAGGTCGCCgtcacgccgcgccgccccgcgccgccgtacTAGGCGCCAGCCCGCGAGGTCCGCTCGGCTCCAGGATTCGCGCTGCCGCACACTCCGCTCCGCTCGGCGTCCCCGCCGACTCGAGGGCACCCCTCCTCGTCGGGcctctccgtcgccgacgagcttTTTGGGGGGTTGAGCCGAACCCCCATGCCCTACGTTTGGTCTGTCCCTTGGTCGTGAGGATATGGACCATATAGCTGAAGAAGAGACTGTGGGAGTTGCGGAAGACCCTGGTTTGGCTGATGTTGGCAAGGCTGATGAGACCAAggaagaaggtggtggtgctggagTGCACTTGGATGAAACTAGGGTTGCAGTGGATGATCCCACGGAGGTGCGTGCTTCGCAGATTGACGATGGTACGGCTATGGTGTCCGTATTAGGTGGCGATGGCGATAGCTTTGTTGAGCAAGATGGTCAGGATactagcggcggcggtgcttgcAATGAAGGTAATGAGCCTGAGGAAGATGCTCGTGTTCAGGTGCGTTTGGATGATACTAGTGCCGCTGTGGATGAGGGGGGTGCTTCCTTGATTGATGATGTTATGAATACGCTCCCCGTTGGAGGTGTGGCTAGCTTTGATGATGGTCCTCAGACGGACAAGAATGCGCAGGATGAGGGGGCGCTTATAGATGTAGTTTCCTCAACTGTGCTGAATGATGCGAGCATAGATCTTGTCAAAGCTAGTGATAGTGTCTCGGAGGAAGGCACAGGGATGGATATACTTGTCCAACCGGGAGAGGACATTAAGGAAATGGTTACAATAGCCTGTGATGCGGCCACAGATGACGAGGGCAGGAAGGTGGATGCAGTTTCCAGCTCCAGTGATCGCAACGAGGAAGTGGTTGGTGCAGCTGGTCTTGATGAGACAGATGAAGACATGCGATTGGGTACAGTTGGCCTGTCTGGTGATGACAATGTGGCAAATGAGGCTGCTGCCGCAGCTGCTGGTGGTGCAGATGATGAGGACTTGAAGATGGATGGGGTCATTACCGCCGGAGATAAGGATGTGGAAAATGGCAAGGCTGACAATGCTGATGGTGTTCCGGAAGTGAATGTAGTTGCCATTAGTAGAGATAATAGTGCGGAAAATGAGGCTGCTGCAGCTGGTGATGATGGCGCAGATGAAGAGGGCATTCAGATGAATGTGCTAAACACAACTAGAGGTGAgggtgaagaagatgatgaggcTGCTCAAAATGTTGTTGAATATGCTGTTGATGGTACAGAAGAACTGGAAACTATAGGCCTGACTGGAGATGATAAGGCGGAAAAAGAAGCTGCCCCAGCTGGTAACAATAGTGCAGATGAGGAGGGCATGCAGATGGATGCGGTTACCACAACTGgagctgaagatgaagatggcaAGGCTGATGAAAATGttgttgaagatgatgatggtGTTTCAGAAGAAGCTGTGGCTGACACAGTTGGTGAGGATATCCCTGAAGAAGATGCAGTGCAGATAGATGAGGACGAGGATGATGATGACGTGCCTCCACCATTGACAAGGAAAGGCGGGGGGCGCCGGAAGCGAGGTCGTGCATCTTCCAAGGCTCAGGTTGTGGTGAAACCACCTGTTAGGAAGAAGGATGATGAGGAAGTTTGCTTCATTTGCTTTGATGGTGGTGACCTTGTTGTGTGTGATCGTAGGTTCGTTAATGACATGGAATTTCATTCTTTCCATATCCCAAAGTATATTGCTATGTTACAATTATTAATGGTTATTTCTATGTCCTCATACTCAGGGGTTGTCCTAAGGCTTACCACCCTTCTTGTGTTAATCGGGATGACGAGTTCTTCAAATCGAAGGGTCGTTGGAATTGTGGTATGTGGGACTTAGTCTGAACAACTCGCAGTGCCCTTGCTTAGTTACTTAGATGGTTTACTTTGGAATGTGGATATGAGTATTCATACTTCATTTCATCAAAATCCATGATTTTTATGGGTCATATTTGCATTGAACCTACTCTTTTTACATGCAGATAGTGGGATGCCggtaaaatataaatataatagctgatttaaatttttttccattttgtcctgttatatcatatttatttgtttattgTTCTTTACTTTGAAAACTGAAGCTTGTGAAATCTGTGTAATACTGAGTAAAAATTGCTGGAGATAAATGATGCTGGACTGTTTCTCTGATAATGATGAGATTTGTGCTTAGTCCACAGATAatatcttccttttttttttgattttgttcAATCTGCATCATTTTCCCAGGGTGGCATATTTGTAGCAACTGCCAGAAACCTGCCTTCCATATGTGTTACACATGTACCTATTCCTTATGCAAAAAATGCATAAAAGAGACAAAATTCGTCTCTGTTAGGGGAAACAAAGGCTTCTGTGAGACATGCATGAATACTGTGATGTTGATAGAGAACAAGGAGGAGGCTACTGAGCAAATGGTAATATTTCCTCTGTTTCTTGGCTTACCTTAATCTATCTATTGTATTTCTATAGTATCATCCAGTATCTTTGATCTTTTCATCATTTTTTAGTTTCTGTATATCATTTGTGACACCATTTTATCCTTTTGTCATTCTCTCTCATCTAAGaaacttaggtggtgtttgaaactcatgaagatgaagataaagttggtgcacgtaaaacgagataactattagcacatgattaattaagttttaattattacaaacttgacaaatggatatatgtgatattttaaagcaacttccatatagaaagttttcgcatggAACATACCGTtcagtagtttgaaaagcgtgctaacggaaatCGAGGTAATATCTTAATTCATAAGAAAAGAACAGGGCAAGGCGTAACAAGTTTTCGAGATATTCATGCTCAATAATCATTTTGTTAAGATGTAGGCCCTATGTATCTTGGAACTGTTAATTTGCACTTGATTTGTCTATTTGATTAGTAAACTCAAATGAGCTAACCAACCTGCTGCCTGCAGGATTCAAAAGGTGTAACAAGAACTATTTTCTGAATGATGTTGTCCAAGCATTGCAGCTTGCTAAATTGTTTTCACGAAATGGCATTTCCATAACTTCCACCAACACCTTCTATGCGCTATGTCTATGTTGTACACACCTATGATCATTATTGAGATACAGAGTTGTACTGATTTCAGTACTCACTTACTTATTAATCAACATCAATATTCTTAATTTGTCTTCTCATTTCCCGTTGTGCTTTGCTCCATACCTTGCCAAAGTGTTAACCTAGTATACTTGTACAAATTTGCTTAACAGGATGTAGATTTTGACGACAAAACAAGCTGGTGGTATTTGTTCAAGGATTATTGGTTGAATTTGAAAACAAAATTACCATTGACGTTTGAAGAAATATCAGCAGCCAAGTCTCAAAAGAATGGTTCTTCTTTGGTTATTCGTGACAATGATCTCAGTGAACCACATGATACAAATGATGAAGAAGAGGGTAATTCAGACAGCTCATCTGTGCGCCATCTAGAAGGCAATTcaaagaggaaaggaaggaagcgATCAAAGCAAGCTGCTAACGATGACAGTTCTGTAGTtaaagatagcactaggaaatCTACAAAGCGAGGCCTGACAGGTGGCCGTGATACTAAAAGTTCTACAGGGAGAAAGGTTAGAAAATTGTCCAAGCGTGCTTTGAGCAGTGACCATCGACCAAGAGAATCTGAAAGCGTAGGGACATCTACATCGTCAGCTGAAGAGACCAGTTGGGCTTCGAAGGAGCTCTTGGATTTTGTAGCAAATATGAAAAATGGTGACAAATCTGTGCTGTCCCAATTTGAAGTCCAATCCCTTTTACTTGATTATATTAAACGTGAAAACCTCCGGGATCCTCGCAGGAAAAGTCAGATAATTTGTGATTCTATGCTCAAAAGCCTTTTTGGGAAAGCACGTGTTGGTCATTTTGAGATGCTGAAGCTTCTTGAATCCCATTTCCTCATGAGCGAGGTCTCGCCAGTTGAAATTGATGACAACCATGGTGGTGTTGTAGACCCTGATCCTAGTCTGGATGCTGATGGCAACAGTGAAGCATCAATGGTGATGAGctcagaaaaaaggaaaaaatctcGCAAGTATGACCAGAAAGCTCTGCAAACAAACCTTGACGACTACGCAGCAATAGATAACCATAACATCAGTTTAATGTACCTGCGTCGCAACCTGTTAGAAGAATTGATCAGTGAAGTTGACACATTTGATGAGAAAGTTCTTGGGTCATTTGTGAGAATAAGAATATCTGGAACAGGTCAAAGGCAAGACATCTACCGGCTCGTGCAAATTGTTGGTAAGATAAGACACTTTCAAGCTAATCTGGCTGGTTTTAGCTTCATGATGCTGACTTTCCCATATCTGTGTGCAGGCAC is from Oryza sativa Japonica Group chromosome 9, ASM3414082v1 and encodes:
- the LOC9269757 gene encoding zinc finger CCCH domain-containing protein 19, encoding MDHIAEEETVGVAEDPGLADVGKADETKEEGGGAGVHLDETRVAVDDPTEVRASQIDDGTAMVSVLGGDGDSFVEQDGQDTSGGGACNEGNEPEEDARVQVRLDDTSAAVDEGGASLIDDVMNTLPVGGVASFDDGPQTDKNAQDEGALIDVVSSTVLNDASIDLVKASDSVSEEGTGMDILVQPGEDIKEMVTIACDAATDDEGRKVDAVSSSSDRNEEVVGAAGLDETDEDMRLGTVGLSGDDNVANEAAAAAAGGADDEDLKMDGVITAGDKDVENGKADNADGVPEVNVVAISRDNSAENEAAAAGDDGADEEGIQMNVLNTTRGEGEEDDEAAQNVVEYAVDGTEELETIGLTGDDKAEKEAAPAGNNSADEEGMQMDAVTTTGAEDEDGKADENVVEDDDGVSEEAVADTVGEDIPEEDAVQIDEDEDDDDVPPPLTRKGGGRRKRGRASSKAQVVVKPPVRKKDDEEVCFICFDGGDLVVCDRRGCPKAYHPSCVNRDDEFFKSKGRWNCGWHICSNCQKPAFHMCYTCTYSLCKKCIKETKFVSVRGNKGFCETCMNTVMLIENKEEATEQMDVDFDDKTSWWYLFKDYWLNLKTKLPLTFEEISAAKSQKNGSSLVIRDNDLSEPHDTNDEEEGNSDSSSVRHLEGNSKRKGRKRSKQAANDDSSVVKDSTRKSTKRGLTGGRDTKSSTGRKVRKLSKRALSSDHRPRESESVGTSTSSAEETSWASKELLDFVANMKNGDKSVLSQFEVQSLLLDYIKRENLRDPRRKSQIICDSMLKSLFGKARVGHFEMLKLLESHFLMSEVSPVEIDDNHGGVVDPDPSLDADGNSEASMVMSSEKRKKSRKYDQKALQTNLDDYAAIDNHNISLMYLRRNLLEELISEVDTFDEKVLGSFVRIRISGTGQRQDIYRLVQIVGTGIAPEQYKCGKKSTDITLEILNLDKREVITIDITSNQEFTEEECKRLRQSIKCGFIPRLTVGEVYEKAKVLQSLKVNDWIESEKMRLGHLRDRASDMGRRKELRECVEKLKLLSTPEERVRRLNEEPEVHADHTMDPDYESPEEQEQDTGRSSFNKSRGSFSKKDNNPVSPGKGEGRSPAQRDLKTNWESNRNTWGESSTHIESPLGRRPAFSSHGESAGYTSKSDSPNIGTHAVKVGATAGNAPHGLSGVSSETLGANIGSGGTHASQSVINESEKIWQYMDPTGKIQGPFSIVQLRKWNGSGYFPPNLKIWKSTEKQDDSILLTDALLGRFEKDLPPWEPPVGSSSDVDGRPRNDSLLEEGTRAGEQPSKSAVLSSTQSFSGRAGQGNDAANLGPATIQSSTQGYYGMQNSQAAYAVQQSLSGSWNASSQFGTAINPVTLSQPAMGSFVVGQNAALGSAGQLTPVPGPATVSAEVVNSQLQSQNQIASFLSQSDGRLADGNDSKLGEDASRERMRSSGEDLGLSGAQPGGVQSNTQQLEDARNQLQTDASNSVKPSQLISTPSAEAVQPSSTAMAGGDNQNTAWAQLASTSGQSQPQAAGNMTWGATLQGNANMGWGMVGQNNMNMSWGGTAQSATGYNMGLAMQAQPNAVPNMGWVTPNPGNTNMNMMWATQGQGTPNAAAMVGTQMQGVAMAPWGAIAQGNTNSYPGWGGQVGNMNQNVGWGAPMQVNPGPSTGNGTGQDNNNMNWNSPSGNPNWNNQQRDNGGRHSGHGGDFNGGDSGGRSWRSQSGGDGGSWRPKRGVCYSILDKGYCKNGEHCNFSHSIPNDGYPSRNSRHFDRQNSGNERRYDRQNERTDRQFDRQSSGNERRDDRHNGRDSDRHDDRLTDTRSQSRERQ